The following is a genomic window from Lentimicrobiaceae bacterium.
TATAATTTCAAATGAACTCATAATAAATAAGGTGTTTTAGTTTTTATTTCTGACGTTTTTTATGGTAATTGTCTTTTCTTTTTCTCTTGCGTTTATTCGAGCTGGTCGTGGTTTTTGTTTGTTCTTGTTTGTTAACGATTTTGAGTATTTCGGAAGTTGTTTTCAACTTGTCCGAATCGCGTAATTTTAGTTGTCCGTCCGAAAGCAAATCCAAGTGTTCAAAAATCAACTCATCATCAACCGAATCTCTATTCCAATTTAGGTACATTTTTTTCAAAATGTTAGCAATTGTTTTAACCAATTCTTCTTTTTCTAATCCGTCTTCATAGTCAACGGCTTTTTCTATAATCGCTTGTATGTACTTGCCGTACGGTCGCAACTTGATGTTGTTGGAATTGTATTTTGGTTTGCTAACTATTTTATTTTCTTTTGGGTCGGGTAACGGATATGGAAAATC
Proteins encoded in this region:
- a CDS encoding DUF4290 domain-containing protein, whose amino-acid sequence is DFPYPLPDPKENKIVSKPKYNSNNIKLRPYGKYIQAIIEKAVDYEDGLEKEELVKTIANILKKMYLNWNRDSVDDELIFEHLDLLSDGQLKLRDSDKLKTTSEILKIVNKQEQTKTTTSSNKRKRKRKDNYHKKRQK